A window of the Paenibacillus woosongensis genome harbors these coding sequences:
- the yqfD gene encoding sporulation protein YqfD, which produces MKSSVLSRLRGSVRIVVRGGNLERLINELAKEGIEIWDVRSLPERRMEMNVQLSDYFSLRPLLKRTGCRMSVKRRSGVPFLLARLWRRKIFVAGFALFIAIIFTLSSLVWDIEVQGNENISTEDVLRAAREEGIYPFQWILRLQKQDKLSAELTRKLAGSSWVGVSRSGTRITIQVVEATRPKEQELRSPSHLVSSSDAVITQIYSERGQPQVKKHDRVRKGQVLIAGIQGNEFVVAKGEIKGIVWHEYNIEVPLVRKQNVYTGEKKERGYLFFGKTAVQITGYGRPGFAEFQTLSELDPLTWRSWKLPVGWMSEKLLETTEIQLKLSAEQAKQDGIDRALRDIYAKQGVESKIVSQKILHEKTDNGKVYMKVLFEVEQNIAEDLPIVYDQGE; this is translated from the coding sequence GTGAAATCATCTGTCTTATCCCGGTTGCGCGGCAGTGTGAGGATCGTTGTGCGCGGCGGGAATCTCGAGAGGCTCATTAATGAATTGGCCAAGGAAGGCATAGAGATATGGGATGTGCGCTCCTTACCAGAGCGGAGGATGGAGATGAATGTTCAGCTAAGTGATTATTTCTCCCTCCGTCCGCTGCTGAAGCGGACAGGCTGCAGGATGTCCGTAAAGCGGCGCAGCGGCGTGCCCTTTCTGCTCGCCAGGCTGTGGCGCCGCAAAATTTTCGTTGCGGGGTTTGCCCTGTTCATCGCGATTATATTTACCCTCTCGTCACTTGTGTGGGATATTGAAGTGCAGGGCAATGAGAACATATCAACCGAAGACGTGCTGCGTGCTGCACGCGAAGAAGGGATCTATCCTTTTCAATGGATATTGCGCCTGCAAAAACAGGACAAGTTATCCGCAGAGCTTACCCGGAAATTGGCCGGATCTTCCTGGGTAGGCGTATCCCGCAGCGGGACGCGCATCACAATCCAGGTCGTCGAAGCTACGCGCCCCAAGGAACAGGAGCTTCGAAGCCCCAGCCATCTCGTCAGCAGCTCCGATGCCGTGATCACGCAGATTTATTCTGAACGGGGACAACCCCAGGTGAAGAAGCATGACCGGGTCAGAAAAGGACAGGTGCTAATTGCCGGCATACAGGGGAATGAATTTGTCGTAGCCAAGGGAGAGATCAAGGGGATCGTCTGGCATGAATATAACATCGAGGTCCCGCTAGTGCGAAAGCAGAATGTCTATACGGGGGAAAAAAAGGAGCGAGGCTATCTGTTCTTCGGCAAGACCGCTGTCCAGATCACCGGATACGGCAGGCCGGGCTTTGCCGAGTTCCAAACCTTGAGCGAGCTTGATCCGCTGACCTGGAGAAGCTGGAAGCTGCCGGTCGGCTGGATGAGCGAGAAGCTGCTGGAGACGACGGAAATCCAATTGAAGCTTTCGGCGGAGCAAGCGAAACAAGACGGAATCGACAGAGCTTTACGCGACATTTATGCGAAACAGGGCGTCGAATCGAAAATTGTCAGTCAAAAAATTTTGCATGAGAAGACAGACAATGGTAAAG
- the yqfC gene encoding sporulation protein YqfC — protein MSQLSRKIRKWAVEALDLPGDLVFDLPRLTMIGNKQLLVENHKGVVHFSPEELHLELKQGVLRVEGAELVIKAIMPEEVIIEGRISGIKYHGVEE, from the coding sequence ATGAGCCAGCTATCACGGAAAATCCGCAAATGGGCGGTCGAAGCGCTCGACTTGCCGGGGGATCTCGTATTCGATTTACCGAGGCTCACCATGATCGGCAACAAGCAGCTGCTGGTGGAGAATCACAAAGGGGTGGTTCATTTCTCGCCAGAGGAGCTTCATCTCGAATTGAAGCAAGGGGTGCTGAGGGTCGAGGGAGCGGAGCTTGTGATCAAGGCAATCATGCCTGAGGAAGTTATTATTGAGGGCCGGATTTCCGGCATTAAATATCATGGAGTGGAGGAGTGA